One genomic segment of Novisyntrophococcus fermenticellae includes these proteins:
- a CDS encoding glycoside hydrolase family 2 TIM barrel-domain containing protein, whose translation MKSRKLVSLILSASMIGTMVPSTGLTVLAAGTSSDSLTVSDSVKADVDKTKFTHKEWTGTDYTDVDGNAVTGEDVFGINREDAATTLIPYQDAGTAAGAVWDYNARTNSEYFQLLTGEDEDWDLTVVQNQQQAEKFLGDDGFMTAGYQKDEADGWKMVQLPKSWTRQGQDFDFSIYTNVQMPWQSKYDSNVSCPEAPTNYNPVGLYRKAFTVNDTMLNSGRRVYAHFQGVESAYYVYVNGKEVGYSEDSYSPHRFDITDYLQPGENLLAVEVHKFCDGTWYEDQDMIYDGGIFRDVYLTSAPLVQMSDYVVQTDLDSKYKNATLNLSVDVRNLASKSQSGWSIDVQALDQAGNNILGNTSIPVSEVASEKTQTFTLKQKVANPKLWSAENPNLYALVLTLRDAGGKEVETLSAQLGFREIEFTSTEVDSNYKVTTKKWEPIKINGERLLLKGANRHDTDPFYGKAVPQATMEEDVSLMKQNNLNAVRTSHYSNDDYFYWLCNSYGLYMIGETNMECHAIMGNSSLGGLFYELGMDRTETAFKHLRNNPAIVIWSIGNEMAYTTDPNHSKGLYKDMIWYFKNNDPTRPVHSEGQNDGMGTDMGSNMYPSVSTVAGRAGEGKIPYVLCEYAHAMGNSVGNLKEYWDGIRSADNMLGAFIWDWVDQARATDLEDLGSSYTVTDKTGVSGEAIGSEDNWITDAAEGSLNGGQAFSGYTIMNQDSKYNNALSGTGKAFTFETIVKPYSESKNSVLLAKGDTQVALKTQSQGTGLEFFVYNSGSWKSVSCAFPANWIGQWHQVVGVYNSGKISIYVDGTLMKTNTVSDGIAASGSSVGVGYDVTNGRKVDGEISVARIYTKALTEAEIKGQRSAAPAIGADDASVLLWLDYADGHNTAEVRGWDYYAEDYAHTNLYKEEIKGKFYGYGGDWGDVPNDNSFCQNGLISADRTPQPELSEVKYQYQNYWFSADVSDLDARKVNVYNESNFTNLNRYDVTWQLLENGQVIQEGTVENPDVAPQKKETINVPFTMPEEIKDGGEYYLNISVGLKQTETWADAGAEMSWGQIKVPVEVKQAAPVISEKEVQTTETDTAWNVTGENFSFSIDKATGTMQNYTYKDEVLVQQGPTPNFWRGLVENDKTSFDSKWASAAETIKVEKIDVAENEAGQTVVTSNIVFPNAGNTKETIVYTINGEGQITVSMKVDATASGMGSFIRVGSMMTLPAGFENVTWYGNGPVETFNDRKTNGRQGIWNNTVSSFFYPYLKVDDSGNLTDVKWISVQNPSGSNALLVAATDTVEASALHFTPNDLNSSDHVYGITPRDETILSVNYGSLGTGGATCGPGPLSQYQLPSSKVYEWEFTMMPVAGDATAAQLSDAAKSYHTAASFSREDYDKEKAEELIKRIDSFVVYDYSQLADIEDLQADVNAMTDAQKKLVNEDKNRTELVEQYLKEVKALADKETYLQDESKHQMQIPYNTSAAFKKDEETVVMNGQLAVPFNDILNPVLEGKNSFTIEVNMTPRGSKDYNMFAGKGDYAFALRSREESKVDFHIYAGGSWRSILFDDMPAEMKANWQNHEHQVVGIYDAENNKIQLYVDGTMLAEQATNTNEGVAHSDYNLTIGGCPSTGRSSNADFKNIHIYSKALTAAEVKAQYAAQPAITAQDEDVELWVDFGNIQHKDKESIYKVTIDPENAAIETGSSREFTMQTDNAKAEVTSADWSVVDENGEAIDGIEVTTDASDYTKAVVTVGEDVADGTTAILKVSKVNGKENLSAEGSILTVAKSEETRIIKDSGTNQLNTLLPGTAQFTEGEDGSSSALKGYFSVNDQDKIVNEALTEGKPFTVSSRVYVPASCKESTGLFENHEKHNMIASIGDNSFAYRIYYNKNNGDIKIDAYISDGNKWDQISSEKLDSNFFDQWHTISVAYTGTELKLYVDDDVAAELSKVNVTSINKNDETFSVGYEPQKAANRQSELTFEQVRVFSQALTVDELNSAKDPAAEDVVLWLEFEDEDSAATKTDKENLRLLVESCQSQMKEDYLETGWAEFDTVLADAAEILGNDAATKAEVQTADTALREAKKVLVYVKDLKDAVNSAKEEVVPQKDTYTVKSYDVFEQVLKSAEEALEKADAAQSEINTAKVQLLDARNRLVKMAGKEALKAAIESAKTIKEKDVTPDSWKRLTAAIKAAEAVYEKEEATESEVAAATATLNQVVESLDPAVDKELRIITNPEDFVGNVEETAVFTVVAEGTDLSYQWQYCNANSNIWRTSVMAGSNTDAISVPITKARDGQKYRCVVTDGEGKTVTSEMAAVKIGAVDETPVITLQPVSYSGAVGETAAFTVQATGTNLTWQWQYCNANSNIWRESSMEGSQTGTVNVPVWNFRDGQKYRCVVTSESGRITISDVVVVTVK comes from the coding sequence ATGAAATCAAGAAAACTGGTTTCACTCATCTTATCAGCATCGATGATCGGTACGATGGTTCCGTCCACAGGTCTGACGGTACTTGCAGCCGGAACGTCCTCGGATAGCCTGACGGTCAGCGATTCCGTGAAAGCCGATGTTGATAAGACCAAGTTCACACACAAAGAGTGGACAGGCACCGACTACACGGATGTGGATGGGAATGCGGTGACCGGAGAAGATGTATTTGGCATCAACCGGGAGGATGCCGCAACAACGCTGATTCCCTATCAGGATGCCGGTACTGCGGCAGGAGCCGTATGGGACTATAATGCCCGGACAAATTCCGAGTATTTCCAGCTTCTCACTGGAGAAGATGAAGACTGGGATCTGACCGTAGTCCAGAACCAGCAGCAGGCAGAGAAATTCCTGGGTGATGACGGCTTTATGACAGCCGGGTACCAGAAAGATGAAGCAGATGGATGGAAGATGGTACAACTTCCGAAGAGCTGGACAAGACAGGGACAGGATTTTGACTTTTCAATCTACACGAATGTGCAGATGCCATGGCAGTCCAAGTACGACAGTAATGTAAGCTGCCCGGAGGCTCCGACCAACTACAATCCAGTTGGACTCTACAGAAAAGCATTTACTGTGAATGATACCATGCTGAATTCCGGAAGACGTGTTTATGCACATTTTCAGGGGGTTGAATCTGCGTATTATGTATATGTAAATGGAAAAGAAGTAGGGTACAGTGAAGACAGCTACAGCCCCCATCGATTCGACATTACGGATTATCTTCAGCCAGGAGAAAATCTGCTGGCGGTAGAGGTACACAAATTCTGTGATGGTACCTGGTATGAAGATCAGGACATGATTTATGACGGAGGAATTTTCCGTGATGTCTATCTGACCAGTGCACCGCTTGTGCAGATGAGTGATTATGTGGTACAGACGGATTTGGATTCTAAATATAAGAATGCCACATTAAATCTGTCTGTGGACGTACGAAATCTGGCATCGAAATCTCAGAGCGGGTGGAGTATTGACGTTCAGGCGCTGGATCAGGCCGGAAACAATATTCTGGGAAATACAAGCATCCCTGTATCGGAAGTGGCATCTGAGAAGACACAGACCTTTACATTAAAGCAGAAAGTTGCAAATCCCAAGCTATGGTCGGCTGAAAACCCGAATCTGTATGCGCTGGTATTAACGCTGCGTGATGCGGGCGGAAAGGAAGTTGAGACGCTTTCTGCTCAGCTGGGATTCCGGGAAATTGAATTTACCTCCACAGAAGTAGATTCCAATTACAAGGTTACCACAAAGAAATGGGAACCGATTAAAATCAATGGTGAAAGACTTCTCCTGAAAGGAGCAAACCGCCATGATACAGATCCGTTCTATGGAAAAGCTGTTCCTCAGGCTACCATGGAAGAGGATGTAAGCCTGATGAAGCAAAATAACCTGAATGCAGTCAGGACTTCCCATTACAGTAATGATGATTACTTCTACTGGCTGTGTAATTCCTATGGATTATATATGATAGGTGAAACCAATATGGAATGCCATGCAATCATGGGTAACAGCAGCTTAGGTGGACTTTTCTATGAGCTTGGCATGGATCGAACCGAAACAGCCTTCAAACATCTGAGAAATAATCCGGCTATTGTAATCTGGTCTATCGGAAACGAGATGGCTTATACGACAGATCCAAATCATTCAAAGGGTCTGTATAAAGACATGATTTGGTATTTCAAGAATAATGACCCCACAAGACCTGTACATAGTGAAGGACAGAATGACGGTATGGGAACGGATATGGGCAGTAATATGTACCCGAGCGTCAGCACAGTTGCAGGCAGAGCAGGAGAAGGAAAGATTCCTTATGTTCTATGCGAGTATGCACATGCCATGGGCAACTCCGTAGGAAACCTGAAAGAGTACTGGGACGGGATAAGAAGTGCTGATAATATGCTGGGAGCCTTCATCTGGGACTGGGTGGATCAGGCGAGAGCAACGGACCTGGAGGATCTTGGCTCATCCTACACTGTGACTGATAAAACAGGTGTGTCTGGTGAGGCAATTGGAAGCGAAGATAACTGGATTACAGATGCGGCAGAAGGAAGCTTAAACGGAGGACAGGCATTCAGTGGTTATACAATCATGAATCAGGATTCCAAGTATAACAATGCGTTATCAGGAACCGGAAAAGCATTTACCTTCGAGACAATTGTAAAACCGTATTCTGAATCCAAAAACAGTGTACTTCTTGCAAAAGGAGATACACAGGTTGCATTGAAAACGCAAAGCCAGGGAACGGGTCTCGAATTCTTTGTCTACAACAGCGGAAGCTGGAAAAGTGTTTCTTGTGCATTCCCCGCCAATTGGATTGGCCAGTGGCATCAGGTCGTCGGTGTTTATAACAGCGGAAAGATTTCCATCTATGTCGATGGGACGCTGATGAAAACCAATACTGTGAGTGATGGTATCGCAGCGAGCGGCAGTTCCGTAGGTGTCGGATATGATGTCACAAACGGAAGAAAAGTAGATGGTGAAATCTCTGTTGCACGTATTTATACGAAGGCACTGACCGAGGCGGAAATCAAAGGACAGAGATCGGCAGCACCGGCAATTGGTGCAGACGATGCAAGTGTGCTTCTGTGGCTGGACTATGCAGACGGACACAATACAGCCGAGGTGCGTGGATGGGACTACTATGCCGAGGATTATGCACACACTAATTTATATAAGGAAGAAATCAAAGGCAAATTCTATGGATACGGCGGTGATTGGGGAGATGTTCCCAATGATAATAGCTTCTGTCAGAATGGATTGATCAGTGCAGACAGAACACCTCAGCCGGAACTTTCAGAGGTGAAATATCAGTATCAGAACTACTGGTTTAGTGCAGATGTTTCTGATTTGGATGCCAGAAAAGTGAATGTTTACAATGAGAGCAACTTTACTAATCTGAACAGGTATGATGTAACATGGCAGCTTCTTGAAAATGGGCAGGTCATCCAGGAGGGTACTGTGGAAAATCCGGATGTTGCTCCACAGAAAAAAGAAACGATTAATGTTCCATTTACAATGCCGGAAGAAATCAAGGACGGCGGTGAATATTATCTGAATATCTCTGTAGGTCTGAAACAGACTGAAACATGGGCAGATGCCGGTGCAGAGATGTCCTGGGGACAGATCAAAGTTCCGGTTGAAGTAAAACAGGCAGCTCCGGTTATCAGTGAAAAAGAGGTGCAGACAACAGAAACAGATACTGCATGGAATGTAACCGGTGAGAATTTCAGCTTCTCAATTGATAAAGCCACCGGAACGATGCAGAATTATACTTATAAGGATGAAGTACTGGTTCAGCAGGGACCAACGCCAAACTTCTGGAGAGGTCTTGTGGAGAATGACAAGACATCATTTGACTCCAAGTGGGCAAGTGCGGCAGAAACCATCAAAGTAGAAAAAATTGACGTTGCAGAAAACGAGGCAGGGCAGACGGTAGTTACTTCTAATATTGTATTTCCAAATGCCGGTAATACAAAAGAAACCATAGTATATACAATCAATGGTGAAGGACAGATTACGGTCAGTATGAAGGTGGATGCCACGGCAAGCGGCATGGGCAGTTTTATCAGAGTAGGGTCCATGATGACACTTCCGGCAGGCTTTGAGAATGTTACATGGTATGGAAACGGACCGGTAGAAACATTCAACGACAGAAAGACGAACGGAAGACAGGGAATCTGGAATAATACAGTAAGCAGTTTCTTCTACCCTTACCTGAAGGTGGATGACTCGGGTAACCTGACCGATGTAAAATGGATTTCTGTACAGAATCCTTCAGGCAGCAATGCACTTTTAGTAGCAGCAACCGATACCGTTGAGGCGAGTGCCCTGCACTTTACTCCGAATGACCTGAACTCATCAGATCATGTGTATGGAATAACTCCGAGAGATGAAACGATACTAAGCGTCAACTACGGTTCTCTTGGAACCGGAGGAGCGACCTGCGGTCCCGGACCTTTGAGCCAGTATCAGCTTCCTTCCAGCAAGGTATATGAGTGGGAATTCACGATGATGCCGGTTGCAGGCGATGCGACGGCGGCACAACTGTCCGATGCAGCGAAATCCTATCACACGGCAGCATCTTTCAGCCGTGAGGATTACGATAAAGAAAAGGCTGAGGAACTGATCAAACGGATTGATTCCTTTGTTGTCTATGATTACAGCCAGCTGGCAGATATCGAAGATCTGCAGGCGGATGTAAATGCTATGACAGATGCACAGAAAAAACTTGTGAACGAAGACAAGAACAGAACAGAGCTTGTTGAACAGTATCTGAAAGAAGTAAAAGCATTAGCTGATAAAGAGACATATCTTCAGGATGAAAGCAAGCATCAGATGCAGATTCCATATAATACGTCTGCAGCTTTCAAAAAGGATGAAGAAACTGTCGTCATGAACGGACAACTTGCAGTTCCATTTAACGACATTCTGAATCCGGTGCTGGAGGGGAAAAACTCCTTCACCATTGAAGTGAACATGACACCCCGGGGAAGTAAGGATTACAACATGTTTGCAGGTAAGGGAGATTATGCATTTGCCCTTCGTTCCAGAGAAGAAAGCAAAGTGGATTTTCATATCTATGCAGGCGGATCCTGGAGGAGCATCCTGTTTGATGACATGCCGGCAGAGATGAAGGCGAACTGGCAGAATCATGAGCACCAGGTAGTGGGTATTTATGATGCTGAAAACAATAAGATTCAACTATATGTCGATGGTACCATGCTTGCAGAGCAGGCGACCAACACAAACGAAGGTGTGGCTCATTCCGATTATAATCTGACCATAGGAGGCTGCCCGTCTACCGGAAGGTCATCCAACGCAGATTTCAAGAACATCCATATTTACAGCAAAGCATTGACTGCAGCCGAGGTAAAAGCACAGTATGCGGCGCAGCCGGCAATCACTGCTCAGGATGAAGATGTGGAATTATGGGTAGATTTTGGAAACATTCAGCACAAGGATAAGGAAAGCATTTACAAAGTCACAATCGATCCCGAAAATGCAGCGATTGAAACCGGAAGTTCCAGAGAATTTACCATGCAGACGGATAACGCCAAGGCAGAGGTAACAAGCGCCGATTGGAGTGTGGTGGATGAGAACGGAGAGGCAATCGACGGAATTGAAGTGACAACAGATGCTTCCGACTATACGAAAGCAGTTGTAACGGTTGGAGAAGATGTGGCAGACGGTACAACAGCAATTCTCAAGGTTTCAAAGGTGAATGGAAAAGAGAACTTAAGTGCTGAAGGATCTATTCTGACAGTTGCAAAATCGGAGGAAACACGTATCATCAAGGATTCCGGTACGAATCAGCTGAACACCCTGCTTCCCGGCACCGCACAGTTTACGGAAGGTGAGGACGGAAGCAGCAGTGCATTGAAGGGATATTTCTCGGTAAATGATCAGGATAAGATCGTCAATGAGGCCCTTACAGAGGGTAAGCCGTTTACGGTATCCTCCAGGGTTTATGTTCCGGCCTCCTGCAAGGAGAGTACAGGACTGTTTGAAAACCATGAAAAGCATAACATGATTGCAAGCATTGGCGATAATTCCTTCGCGTACCGGATTTATTACAATAAGAATAATGGGGATATCAAGATTGATGCTTATATCAGTGATGGAAATAAGTGGGATCAGATTTCCAGTGAAAAGCTTGACAGCAATTTCTTTGACCAGTGGCATACGATATCCGTGGCATATACCGGTACGGAATTGAAACTCTATGTGGATGATGATGTGGCAGCTGAACTAAGCAAAGTTAATGTTACATCCATCAACAAAAATGATGAGACATTCTCTGTAGGATATGAGCCGCAGAAAGCAGCAAATAGACAGTCTGAGCTTACTTTTGAGCAGGTACGGGTATTTAGTCAGGCACTGACCGTGGATGAATTGAACAGTGCAAAAGATCCGGCAGCAGAAGATGTAGTTCTATGGCTGGAATTTGAGGATGAAGATTCCGCAGCCACAAAAACCGATAAGGAGAACCTGAGACTGCTTGTGGAAAGCTGTCAGAGCCAGATGAAAGAGGATTATCTGGAAACAGGCTGGGCAGAGTTTGATACGGTATTGGCAGACGCAGCGGAAATACTGGGAAATGATGCGGCAACAAAAGCGGAAGTACAGACTGCCGATACAGCCTTACGTGAAGCAAAGAAGGTACTTGTTTATGTAAAAGACCTGAAAGATGCAGTGAACAGCGCCAAGGAAGAAGTCGTTCCTCAGAAGGATACGTATACAGTTAAGTCCTACGATGTATTCGAACAGGTGCTGAAATCTGCAGAAGAAGCACTTGAAAAGGCAGATGCGGCCCAGTCGGAGATTAACACGGCGAAGGTTCAGCTGTTGGATGCAAGAAACCGTCTGGTAAAGATGGCGGGTAAAGAAGCGTTGAAAGCCGCAATTGAGTCCGCAAAAACCATCAAAGAGAAGGATGTTACTCCTGACTCCTGGAAGAGACTTACAGCAGCAATTAAGGCGGCAGAAGCAGTCTATGAAAAAGAGGAAGCAACTGAGAGTGAGGTAGCGGCAGCCACTGCAACCTTGAATCAGGTGGTTGAATCCCTTGATCCGGCTGTCGATAAGGAACTTCGTATTATCACGAATCCGGAAGACTTTGTCGGAAACGTAGAGGAAACGGCAGTATTTACCGTAGTGGCTGAGGGAACAGACTTAAGCTATCAGTGGCAGTACTGTAATGCAAACTCTAATATCTGGAGAACATCTGTCATGGCGGGAAGTAATACGGATGCAATCAGTGTTCCGATTACGAAAGCCAGAGACGGACAGAAATACCGCTGTGTGGTTACAGACGGAGAGGGAAAGACCGTAACGTCAGAGATGGCAGCAGTGAAAATCGGTGCCGTAGATGAGACTCCGGTAATCACCCTGCAGCCGGTAAGCTACAGCGGCGCTGTTGGCGAGACCGCAGCATTCACCGTACAGGCAACCGGAACGAACCTGACCTGGCAGTGGCAGTACTGCAATGCAAACTCTAACATATGGAGAGAATCTTCCATGGAAGGAAGCCAGACGGGCACGGTCAATGTACCGGTTTGGAATTTCAGAGATGGACAGAAGTATCGCTGTGTGGTTACCAGTGAAAGCGGAAGAATCACCATATCGGATGTGGTGGTGGTAACAGTGAAATAG
- a CDS encoding peptidylprolyl isomerase, whose amino-acid sequence MRKLKRSILVFGIILLLGTLHIGCGTETKKARDNKTVATINGIPVEDDELELFLKNGIDSVEAAIEEITPYKVIQAKLLEEGIITDCSYSSFQKSLKKENKERKKKKEANEVMYGPEQYTAKTYYGLVQDKYRELWVKNEQFSISDDELKEIYDENPNWFQDYGRAVFQCLVIPSDKIGKEEAAGIIDQIAEEVKNGAEFSGAAEKLGVSEYIQERTFTQTEMEDGMVTMFPKIEASLYELQPGEISEFIDNDNLEWICLYCENREDGKRTDFADCKGQIKEYWKENQIEEYLDKLSKEAEVKIYQEAYNPAF is encoded by the coding sequence GTGAGAAAACTCAAAAGGTCAATTTTAGTGTTCGGCATTATATTGTTACTTGGAACGTTGCACATAGGTTGTGGTACAGAAACTAAAAAAGCCAGGGACAATAAAACAGTTGCTACAATCAATGGTATTCCGGTAGAAGATGATGAATTAGAGTTATTTCTTAAAAATGGAATTGATTCAGTAGAAGCAGCAATTGAAGAAATCACCCCTTATAAGGTCATTCAGGCAAAACTTTTAGAAGAGGGTATTATTACAGATTGCAGCTATAGTAGTTTTCAGAAGTCATTGAAAAAGGAGAATAAGGAACGTAAAAAGAAAAAAGAAGCAAATGAAGTAATGTACGGACCGGAGCAGTATACGGCAAAAACTTATTATGGACTTGTTCAGGATAAGTATCGTGAATTATGGGTAAAAAACGAACAATTCTCCATTTCAGATGATGAGTTAAAAGAAATATATGATGAAAATCCAAATTGGTTTCAGGACTACGGTCGGGCTGTGTTTCAATGTCTGGTGATACCATCAGATAAAATTGGGAAAGAAGAGGCGGCAGGGATTATTGATCAGATTGCAGAGGAAGTAAAGAATGGGGCAGAGTTCTCTGGTGCAGCTGAAAAACTTGGGGTATCTGAGTATATACAGGAAAGGACCTTTACGCAGACTGAAATGGAGGATGGTATGGTCACCATGTTTCCCAAAATCGAAGCAAGCCTCTATGAGCTACAGCCGGGGGAGATATCTGAATTCATTGATAATGATAATCTGGAATGGATTTGCTTATACTGTGAAAACAGGGAAGATGGGAAGCGAACGGATTTTGCAGACTGTAAGGGACAAATTAAAGAATACTGGAAGGAAAATCAAATTGAGGAATATCTGGACAAGCTTTCAAAGGAAGCGGAAGTAAAAATATATCAGGAGGCGTACAATCCGGCATTCTAG